In one Pseudomonas tensinigenes genomic region, the following are encoded:
- a CDS encoding DUF190 domain-containing protein yields the protein MKGFMVVFFTQQNRRYQGKMLGEWIVDVAKEMGLRGATLCTGIEGFGHTGKLHSSHFFELADQPTEIRLAITEDEAERLFTRLDSEEISVFFTKTPIEMGTLGKTPSSAAPSTTSEL from the coding sequence ATGAAAGGCTTTATGGTCGTTTTCTTTACTCAACAAAACCGTCGCTATCAGGGAAAGATGCTAGGCGAATGGATCGTCGACGTGGCTAAAGAAATGGGTTTGCGAGGCGCCACGCTCTGCACTGGAATCGAAGGGTTTGGGCACACCGGAAAACTGCATTCATCGCACTTTTTTGAGCTGGCGGATCAACCCACGGAGATTCGCTTGGCAATCACGGAAGATGAGGCAGAACGGTTGTTCACACGACTGGACTCCGAGGAGATATCGGTGTTTTTCACTAAGACGCCAATCGAGATGGGCACCCTTGGAAAAACGCCTTCCAGCGCAGCCCCCTCCACAACTTCGGAGCTATGA
- the ppa gene encoding inorganic diphosphatase: protein MSYADIPAGKAIPDDFFTVIEIPANHTPIKYEVDKPSGQIFVDRFLSTPMFYPANYGFIPNTLSDDGDPLDVLVVCPYPVSPGVVIRSRPVGVMYMTDEAGADAKVIAVPHEKLSSMYSDVKECSDLPALLLAQIQHFFENYKALEPGKWVKMGRWGSADEAREEIRKSVAAYIPK, encoded by the coding sequence ATGAGCTACGCGGACATCCCAGCTGGCAAAGCCATCCCCGATGACTTTTTCACCGTTATCGAGATTCCTGCAAACCACACTCCGATCAAGTACGAAGTGGACAAGCCAAGTGGGCAGATCTTCGTTGACCGCTTCCTCAGCACACCGATGTTCTATCCGGCCAACTACGGGTTTATCCCGAACACGCTGAGCGACGATGGTGATCCGCTGGACGTCCTGGTGGTTTGCCCTTATCCCGTCTCACCTGGCGTTGTCATCCGCAGTCGCCCGGTGGGTGTGATGTACATGACGGACGAAGCTGGTGCGGATGCCAAGGTGATCGCAGTGCCTCATGAAAAACTCAGCTCAATGTACAGCGATGTAAAGGAGTGCTCAGACCTCCCTGCGTTACTCCTCGCACAGATCCAGCATTTTTTCGAAAACTACAAGGCACTGGAGCCGGGTAAGTGGGTGAAGATGGGGCGTTGGGGGAGCGCGGATGAAGCGCGGGAAGAAATTCGCAAGTCGGTAGCAGCGTATATCCCCAAATAG
- a CDS encoding 3'-5' exoribonuclease: MRLFLDCEFTRLSAEAKLISLALVAEDGREFYVELLDTWREEDCSDFVVQVVLPQLWGGSYSLPTAEARLSLLKFLTLFKNEVEIVTDAPQYDWELFCNLVYEDGRWPRIVRNFPTDATTLAPTSEGEELPHHALLDARIIAGMFS, translated from the coding sequence ATGAGGCTCTTTCTTGATTGCGAGTTTACCCGGCTATCAGCAGAAGCGAAGCTGATCTCACTCGCATTGGTGGCTGAGGATGGGCGCGAATTCTACGTGGAATTGCTCGACACATGGCGAGAAGAAGACTGTAGCGATTTCGTCGTACAAGTCGTCCTTCCGCAGCTGTGGGGAGGGAGCTACTCGCTACCCACAGCTGAAGCCAGGTTGTCTCTGCTCAAGTTTCTGACGTTGTTCAAAAATGAGGTCGAGATCGTCACGGATGCCCCTCAGTACGATTGGGAGCTTTTTTGCAACCTGGTATATGAGGACGGACGATGGCCCAGAATCGTTCGCAATTTTCCTACCGATGCGACGACGCTTGCTCCAACCAGCGAGGGTGAAGAGTTGCCTCACCACGCCTTACTCGACGCCAGGATTATCGCTGGCATGTTCAGTTAA
- the crcB gene encoding fluoride efflux transporter CrcB: MLKSLIVIAVGASLGAWLRWLLGMKLNALFPTIPPGTVVANMVGGYIIGLAIAFLAASPTLSPEWRLLIITGFCGGLTTFSTFSAETVALIQEGRLLWALGSISLHVVGSLAMTAAGLLSYQMIGTR; the protein is encoded by the coding sequence ATGCTGAAGTCATTAATCGTCATTGCAGTGGGTGCTTCACTTGGAGCTTGGTTACGTTGGCTCTTGGGGATGAAGCTGAATGCTCTGTTCCCGACGATTCCTCCAGGTACTGTGGTTGCGAACATGGTTGGGGGTTACATCATTGGCCTGGCCATCGCATTCTTGGCCGCATCTCCGACCCTAAGCCCTGAGTGGCGTCTCCTAATCATCACGGGTTTCTGTGGTGGCCTTACTACCTTCTCTACATTTTCAGCCGAAACGGTTGCCTTGATTCAGGAAGGCAGACTGCTCTGGGCGCTCGGCTCAATTTCGTTGCACGTCGTAGGTTCGTTAGCGATGACCGCTGCCGGGCTTCTGTCCTACCAAATGATTGGTACTCGCTGA
- the nhaA gene encoding Na+/H+ antiporter NhaA, producing the protein MTHSRTPAETPRAAAILARFLSSESAGGLVLMGAALAALIVANSPLSQGYFAALHSVWLGMSVEHWVNDGLMAIFFLMVGLEIKREVLAGGLSTWGQRALPGFGAIGGMVVPALIYIAINWGNSETLKGWAIPAATDIAFALGVLSLLGKRVPTSLKVFLAALAIIDDLGAVVIIAFFYTTGLSMPMLLASLVTLVILIAMNRLGVRRLFPYLLVGGVLWFFVLQSGVHATLAGVAVALCVPMGKPEEEARSPLLFLEEKLHMWVAFAVVPIFGFANAGVSLAGISMENLVDPVPLGVALGLLVGKQIGIFLLAALAIRMGLAKLPEGSNWAQLYGVALLCGIGFTMSLFIGNLAFAGSAHLIDEVKVGVLIGSTLAAIGGVLILRRNAAPAVATATLSR; encoded by the coding sequence ATGACTCACAGCAGAACTCCCGCAGAAACCCCTAGAGCAGCCGCGATCCTGGCTCGCTTCCTATCGTCGGAATCCGCTGGCGGTCTCGTACTGATGGGCGCAGCACTCGCGGCCTTAATTGTGGCTAACTCGCCTCTCTCGCAAGGTTATTTTGCCGCCTTGCACAGTGTCTGGCTGGGCATGTCTGTGGAGCATTGGGTCAATGATGGCCTGATGGCTATCTTCTTCCTGATGGTCGGCCTTGAGATCAAAAGGGAGGTTCTGGCAGGCGGGCTCTCCACTTGGGGCCAGCGTGCCTTGCCGGGATTTGGTGCTATAGGCGGCATGGTGGTGCCTGCGCTGATCTACATCGCAATCAACTGGGGGAATTCTGAGACCTTGAAGGGGTGGGCTATCCCTGCCGCTACCGACATCGCGTTCGCCCTGGGCGTCTTGTCGCTCCTAGGTAAGCGAGTCCCTACGTCGCTGAAGGTCTTCCTCGCCGCCTTGGCGATCATTGACGACCTGGGTGCTGTAGTCATCATCGCCTTTTTCTACACCACCGGTCTTTCCATGCCGATGTTGCTGGCATCGCTCGTAACCCTGGTCATTCTGATCGCAATGAATCGATTGGGCGTCAGACGATTATTCCCTTATTTGCTGGTCGGCGGTGTGCTGTGGTTCTTCGTGCTGCAGTCGGGAGTGCATGCCACCCTTGCGGGTGTCGCTGTAGCTCTGTGCGTCCCAATGGGCAAGCCTGAAGAGGAAGCCCGGTCTCCACTGCTATTCCTGGAGGAAAAGCTGCACATGTGGGTTGCGTTCGCTGTGGTGCCGATTTTCGGCTTCGCCAATGCGGGCGTTTCACTGGCAGGTATTTCCATGGAGAACCTAGTCGATCCGGTTCCTCTGGGTGTTGCGCTGGGCTTGTTGGTGGGCAAGCAGATTGGCATCTTCCTATTGGCTGCTCTTGCCATTCGTATGGGCCTGGCCAAACTACCAGAAGGCAGCAATTGGGCACAGCTTTACGGCGTTGCGCTCCTGTGTGGCATCGGCTTCACCATGAGCCTGTTCATTGGCAACTTGGCGTTTGCTGGATCAGCTCACCTGATTGACGAGGTAAAAGTCGGCGTGTTGATCGGTTCGACCTTGGCTGCAATCGGTGGAGTCCTGATTTTGCGTCGCAACGCTGCGCCTGCCGTTGCCACAGCCACTCTATCGAGGTGA
- a CDS encoding Shedu immune nuclease family protein produces MPSMRPSQYAMQQRADGGPFLRFDNGEARGLSEGELEALESGEYDENDYYGPTLVFYSDVPLPDNGSGWHLLLMVTSEYLTIYPINARSEHSEYGKPKYNNILSIVVTRPVFQEYPHPNNQDELEDLLGLLPVGLTKDWRYGLGFHYEYRYIIQALNDLEGIDTLFLHGGPGNFDAKIEGNQFCLGVAQLEKMERSLDRLTQRHQRETAADKKLVCYTGLLHKAAPELYPPRERKLPPDLLENLVALGSVAPRLSPKDQKQAVMLAQQSVSALAKSAPKALYQLKSEIELITLGELIEVYRKMLESNAAENKWQRFLREHSFVLDMAFGYPVKMIAEQPYVGGKDIRGQGGQYSDFLMAAKATGNLALIEIKHPQHDLLGKAYRKTYVPSYELGGSVAQVISQRSVLQKNILGLSEDLDDRVHAHAVAAIVIIGRTPSKIGEQRAFEQYRNSLKDVLVITFDEMLGRLEGIHKALTPKPPIAHLPLSDEDLPF; encoded by the coding sequence ATGCCATCCATGCGCCCCTCACAGTACGCCATGCAACAGCGCGCGGATGGCGGCCCATTCCTTCGTTTCGACAATGGTGAAGCGAGAGGGTTGAGCGAGGGAGAACTCGAAGCACTGGAGTCGGGCGAATACGACGAAAATGACTACTATGGCCCCACACTCGTTTTCTACAGCGATGTACCCCTGCCGGACAACGGGTCAGGCTGGCATCTCCTATTGATGGTCACCTCCGAGTATTTGACCATTTATCCGATCAACGCCCGCTCGGAACACTCTGAGTACGGTAAGCCCAAGTACAACAACATCCTGTCGATAGTGGTTACTCGCCCTGTCTTCCAAGAGTATCCACATCCTAACAATCAGGATGAGCTTGAGGATTTACTAGGACTTCTCCCTGTAGGGCTCACCAAAGACTGGCGCTACGGTCTCGGCTTCCACTACGAGTACCGATATATAATCCAGGCTTTAAATGATCTGGAGGGGATCGACACACTGTTTCTGCATGGTGGGCCAGGGAATTTTGATGCGAAAATCGAGGGCAATCAATTCTGTTTAGGCGTTGCTCAGCTTGAGAAAATGGAGCGAAGCCTTGATCGGCTAACTCAGCGGCATCAGCGAGAAACCGCTGCCGACAAAAAACTTGTTTGCTACACGGGGCTCCTGCACAAAGCGGCCCCCGAGCTCTATCCTCCACGTGAACGCAAGCTCCCGCCAGATCTGCTTGAAAATCTTGTAGCGCTGGGGTCAGTGGCACCTCGTCTATCACCCAAAGATCAAAAGCAGGCAGTCATGCTTGCCCAGCAAAGCGTCTCCGCGCTGGCGAAATCTGCACCAAAAGCCCTTTATCAGCTGAAGTCTGAGATCGAGCTCATAACGCTCGGCGAACTCATTGAGGTGTATCGGAAAATGCTGGAAAGCAACGCCGCCGAGAACAAGTGGCAACGCTTCTTGCGTGAGCACTCTTTCGTACTCGACATGGCGTTCGGTTATCCCGTCAAGATGATTGCAGAACAGCCCTATGTAGGCGGTAAGGACATCAGAGGTCAAGGGGGCCAGTATTCCGACTTCCTGATGGCTGCGAAGGCCACCGGAAACCTTGCTCTGATCGAGATCAAACACCCTCAGCACGACCTACTCGGAAAAGCCTACCGCAAGACCTACGTACCATCTTACGAACTCGGTGGATCCGTGGCCCAGGTCATTAGCCAGCGAAGCGTTCTGCAGAAGAACATTCTCGGTCTGAGCGAGGATCTCGATGACCGTGTCCACGCACATGCCGTGGCGGCCATTGTCATCATTGGCCGTACCCCATCAAAGATTGGTGAGCAGCGAGCCTTCGAGCAGTACCGGAACAGCCTCAAGGATGTCTTGGTAATTACCTTCGACGAGATGCTAGGTCGGCTTGAGGGCATTCATAAAGCTTTGACGCCAAAACCGCCAATAGCGCACTTGCCCCTCAGTGATGAAGACTTACCCTTTTAA